A window of the Streptomyces sp. Ag109_O5-10 genome harbors these coding sequences:
- a CDS encoding PHP domain-containing protein — translation MRIDLHCHSTASDGTDTPAELVRNAAAAGLDVVALTDHDTTRGYAEALAALPAGLTLVTGAELSCRLDGVSMHMLAYLFDPEEPALLAERELVRDDRVPRARSMVAKLNALGAPVTWEQVRRIAGDGSVGRPHVASALVELGVVPTVSDAFTEEWLADGGRAFVEKHETDPFETIRLVKGAGGVCVFAHPAAAKRGRTVPESAIAEMAAAGLDGIEVDHMDHDEDTRARLRGLADELGLLATGSSDYHGSRKTVALGECTTDPEVYGEITRRATGAFPVPGTGGA, via the coding sequence GTGCGCATCGATCTGCACTGCCACTCCACCGCGTCCGACGGCACGGACACCCCGGCCGAGCTGGTGCGCAACGCCGCCGCCGCCGGTCTCGACGTCGTCGCGCTGACCGACCACGACACCACCCGCGGGTACGCCGAGGCCCTCGCCGCGCTGCCCGCGGGGCTCACGCTGGTCACCGGGGCCGAGCTGTCCTGCCGCCTCGACGGCGTCTCCATGCACATGCTGGCCTACCTCTTCGACCCCGAGGAGCCCGCGCTGCTCGCCGAGCGCGAACTGGTCCGGGACGACCGGGTGCCGCGCGCCCGGAGCATGGTCGCCAAGCTGAACGCGCTGGGCGCGCCGGTCACCTGGGAGCAGGTGCGGCGGATCGCCGGGGACGGTTCGGTCGGGCGGCCGCACGTCGCCTCCGCGCTCGTCGAGCTCGGTGTCGTGCCGACCGTGAGCGACGCCTTCACCGAGGAGTGGCTCGCCGACGGCGGCCGGGCCTTCGTGGAGAAGCACGAGACCGACCCCTTCGAGACGATCCGGCTGGTCAAGGGCGCCGGCGGCGTGTGCGTGTTCGCGCACCCCGCCGCCGCGAAGCGCGGGCGCACGGTTCCCGAGTCGGCGATCGCCGAGATGGCCGCGGCCGGTCTCGACGGCATCGAGGTCGACCACATGGACCACGACGAGGACACCCGTGCCCGGCTGCGCGGGCTCGCCGACGAGCTGGGGCTGCTGGCCACGGGCTCGTCCGACTACCACGGCAGCCGCAAGACGGTGGCGCTGGGCGAGTGCACCACCGACCCCGAGGTGTACGGCGAGATCACCCGCCGGGCCACGGGCGCGTTCCCGGTGCCGGGGACCGGCGGGGCCTGA
- a CDS encoding DUF1003 domain-containing protein, whose amino-acid sequence MAPERESARERTPSGATAAGRSRGHRLDQPRAPRRRLLPEWDPEAFGRLSERIARFLGTGRFIVWMTVVIILWVLWNIAAPGKLRFDEYPFIFLTLALSLQASYAAPLILLAQNRQDDRDRVNLEQDRKQNERSIADTEYLTREIAALRMGLGEVATRDWIRSELQDLLKDMDERRDGHHEHAVFPAERSARRDVDDR is encoded by the coding sequence ATGGCGCCTGAGCGCGAGAGCGCCCGTGAGCGGACGCCGTCCGGCGCGACCGCGGCCGGCCGGTCGCGCGGCCACCGTCTGGACCAGCCGCGCGCGCCGCGGCGCAGGCTGCTGCCGGAGTGGGACCCGGAGGCCTTCGGACGCCTCTCCGAGCGCATCGCCCGCTTCCTCGGCACCGGACGGTTCATCGTCTGGATGACGGTCGTGATCATCCTCTGGGTGCTGTGGAACATCGCGGCACCCGGCAAGCTCCGGTTCGACGAGTACCCGTTCATCTTCCTGACCCTGGCCCTGTCCCTGCAGGCCTCCTACGCGGCCCCGCTGATCCTGCTCGCGCAGAACAGGCAGGACGACCGCGACCGCGTCAACCTCGAACAGGACCGCAAGCAGAACGAGCGGTCCATCGCCGACACCGAGTACCTCACCCGGGAGATCGCCGCCCTGCGCATGGGCCTGGGCGAGGTGGCGACCCGGGACTGGATCCGTTCCGAGCTCCAGGACCTGCTGAAGGACATGGACGAGCGGCGGGACGGGCATCACGAACATGCCGTATTCCCGGCAGAACGGTCGGCCAGGCGTGACGTAGACGACCGGTGA
- a CDS encoding magnesium transporter MgtE N-terminal domain-containing protein, which yields MAAGAPRIFVSHLAGVPAFDPTGDQVGRVRDLVVMLRVGRRPPRLLGLVVELSTRRRVFVPMTRVTGVESGQVITTGVVNVRRFEQRPTERLVFGELLDRRVQLVETGEEVTVLDLSVQQLPARRDWEIDRVFVRKGKKGAFRRARGETLTVEWSQVTGFSLEEHGQGAESLLATFEQLRPADLANVLHHLSAKRRAEVAAALDDDRLADVLEELPEDDQIEILGKLKEERAADVLEAMDPDDAADLLAELPEPDKERLLSLMEPADAAEMRRLMSYEEHTAGGLMTTEPIVLRPDATVADALARVRNPDLSPALAAQVYVCRPPDETPTGKYLGTVHFQRLLRDPPYTLVSALVTDDDLQPLDPDATLPVIAGFFATYDMVAAPVVDEAGSLLGAVTVDDVLDHMLPEDWRETEFHLDEGDEQEKEQAAGKGAGLHGA from the coding sequence ATGGCAGCCGGCGCTCCCCGCATCTTCGTCTCGCACCTCGCCGGTGTCCCCGCCTTCGATCCCACCGGCGACCAGGTCGGCCGCGTCCGGGACCTCGTCGTCATGCTGCGCGTCGGCCGCCGCCCGCCCCGGCTGCTCGGCCTGGTCGTCGAACTGTCCACCCGGCGACGCGTCTTCGTGCCCATGACCCGCGTGACCGGCGTCGAGTCCGGCCAGGTCATCACCACCGGCGTGGTCAACGTCCGCCGCTTCGAGCAGCGCCCCACCGAACGCCTGGTCTTCGGCGAACTCCTCGACCGGCGCGTCCAGCTGGTCGAGACCGGCGAGGAGGTCACCGTCCTCGATCTGTCCGTGCAGCAGCTGCCGGCCCGCCGGGACTGGGAGATCGACCGGGTCTTCGTCCGCAAGGGGAAGAAGGGCGCCTTCCGGCGGGCCAGGGGAGAGACGCTCACCGTCGAGTGGTCGCAGGTCACCGGGTTCTCCCTGGAGGAGCACGGCCAGGGCGCCGAGAGCCTGCTCGCCACCTTCGAGCAGCTGCGCCCCGCCGACCTCGCCAACGTGCTCCACCACCTCTCCGCCAAGCGCCGCGCCGAGGTGGCCGCGGCCCTCGACGACGACCGCCTGGCCGACGTCCTCGAAGAGCTCCCGGAGGACGACCAGATCGAGATCCTCGGCAAGCTGAAGGAGGAGCGGGCGGCGGACGTCCTGGAGGCCATGGACCCGGACGACGCGGCCGACCTGCTCGCCGAACTCCCGGAACCGGACAAGGAACGGCTGCTGAGTCTGATGGAGCCGGCGGACGCGGCCGAGATGCGGCGCCTGATGTCGTACGAGGAGCACACGGCGGGCGGTCTGATGACCACCGAGCCGATCGTCCTGCGGCCCGACGCGACCGTCGCGGACGCCCTCGCCCGGGTCCGCAACCCCGACCTCTCCCCCGCCCTGGCCGCCCAGGTCTACGTCTGCCGGCCGCCCGACGAGACCCCGACCGGCAAGTACCTGGGCACCGTGCACTTCCAGCGGCTGCTGCGCGACCCCCCGTACACCCTGGTCAGTGCGCTGGTCACGGACGACGACCTGCAACCCCTGGACCCCGACGCCACGCTCCCGGTCATCGCCGGGTTCTTCGCCACGTACGACATGGTCGCGGCGCCCGTGGTGGACGAGGCGGGGTCGCTCCTCGGCGCGGTGACCGTGGACGACGTCCTCGACCACATGCTGCCGGAGGACTGGCGGGAGACCGAGTTCCACCTGGACGAGGGGGACGAGCAGGAGAAGGAGCAGGCGGCGGGGAAGGGGGCGGGGCTCCATGGCGCCTGA
- a CDS encoding NYN domain-containing protein, which produces MEAMNDDLDALQARIDRTNELLTRMLAEVAKTPSTHAIFVDAGYLYAATGRLVAGTEDRRAFDLDAEGLIDALIDKARQIFADSRLLRVYWYDGARRRIHTAEQQAIAELPDVKVRLGNLNANNQQKGVDSLIRTDLESLARHRAISDAALLGGDEDLVSAVEAAQGYGARVHLWGIEAPEGRNQAEPLLWEVDSQRTLDLEFFKPYVSRRAAPGYEAGATRPTREDVRFIGAQIAAKWLSSRGREALVELLPGHPYLPGPVDQDLLVEAEGMLQYSLRGQADLRRALRDGFWEHLQTQY; this is translated from the coding sequence ATGGAGGCGATGAACGACGACCTCGACGCCCTCCAGGCTCGTATCGACCGCACGAACGAGCTGCTCACCCGCATGCTCGCCGAAGTGGCCAAGACGCCCTCGACGCACGCCATCTTCGTGGACGCGGGCTACCTCTACGCGGCCACGGGCCGGCTCGTCGCCGGGACGGAGGACCGGCGTGCCTTCGACCTCGACGCGGAAGGGCTGATCGATGCCCTCATCGACAAGGCACGCCAGATCTTCGCCGACAGCAGGCTGCTGCGCGTCTACTGGTACGACGGCGCCCGCCGCCGCATCCACACCGCCGAGCAGCAGGCCATCGCCGAACTCCCCGACGTCAAGGTCCGCCTCGGCAACCTCAACGCCAACAACCAGCAGAAGGGCGTCGACTCCCTGATCCGTACGGACCTGGAGTCACTCGCCCGGCACCGAGCCATCAGCGACGCGGCCCTGCTCGGCGGCGACGAGGACCTGGTCTCGGCGGTCGAGGCCGCCCAGGGCTACGGCGCCCGGGTCCACCTGTGGGGCATCGAGGCCCCCGAGGGCCGCAACCAGGCCGAGCCGCTGCTCTGGGAGGTCGACAGCCAGCGCACCCTCGACCTCGAGTTCTTCAAGCCGTACGTCTCCAGACGCGCCGCCCCCGGCTACGAGGCCGGCGCCACCAGACCCACCCGCGAGGACGTCCGTTTCATCGGCGCGCAGATCGCGGCGAAGTGGCTCTCCTCGCGCGGCCGCGAGGCGCTCGTCGAACTGCTGCCCGGCCACCCCTACCTGCCGGGCCCCGTCGACCAGGACCTCCTCGTCGAGGCCGAGGGGATGCTCCAGTACTCCCTGCGCGGCCAGGCCGACCTGCGCCGCGCCCTGCGGGACGGCTTCTGGGAGCACCTCCAGACGCAGTACTAG
- a CDS encoding MarC family protein encodes MFDLAVFGSLFLTLFVIMDPPGITPIFLALTAGRPGKVQKRMAFQAVCVAGGVITVFGLLGHQILDYLHVSVPALMIAGGLLLLLIALDLLTGKNDEPKQTKDVNVALVPLGMPLLAGPGAIVSVILAVQKADSVATQVSVWAAILAIHVVLWLVMRYSLLIIRVIKDGGVVLVTRLAGMMLSAIAVQQIINGVTQVIKGA; translated from the coding sequence ATGTTCGATCTCGCCGTCTTCGGCTCCCTCTTCCTGACCCTCTTCGTCATCATGGACCCCCCGGGGATCACCCCGATCTTCCTCGCCCTCACCGCCGGCCGGCCCGGCAAGGTACAGAAGCGGATGGCCTTCCAGGCCGTGTGCGTGGCGGGCGGTGTGATCACGGTCTTCGGGCTGCTGGGGCACCAGATCCTGGACTACCTGCACGTCTCCGTGCCCGCGCTGATGATCGCGGGCGGACTGCTGCTCCTGCTCATCGCCCTGGACCTGCTCACCGGCAAGAACGACGAGCCGAAGCAGACCAAGGACGTCAACGTGGCGCTGGTGCCGCTGGGCATGCCGCTGCTGGCCGGCCCCGGTGCGATCGTGTCGGTCATCCTCGCCGTGCAGAAGGCCGACAGCGTGGCCACGCAGGTGTCCGTCTGGGCCGCGATCCTCGCGATCCATGTCGTCCTCTGGCTGGTGATGCGCTACTCGCTGCTGATCATCCGGGTCATCAAGGACGGCGGTGTGGTCCTGGTGACGCGGCTCGCGGGCATGATGCTCTCCGCGATCGCCGTGCAGCAGATCATCAACGGCGTCACCCAGGTGATCAAGGGCGCGTAG
- a CDS encoding DUF6758 family protein, whose product MRGEPSCPKCGGRVRAPGLFADTWQCDVHGTVHPVQPVIPPSVEALGVVVHRTQVPVWMPWPLPVGWLFTGVACAGDDRSGGRATAVACSGPAPLGGIGEMILVAEELGVGLGARYAGIDGPDPGPSMDVEKPPQAKVLAAGRPTPLWHVSGAPDDRAVFAGEARGLWLWAVVWPEQTGLLMYDELVLTDLRDAGAEVDLVPCGALSPRLLEP is encoded by the coding sequence ATGAGGGGCGAACCCAGTTGCCCGAAGTGTGGTGGCCGGGTCAGGGCTCCCGGACTCTTCGCCGACACCTGGCAGTGCGATGTCCACGGGACCGTGCATCCGGTACAGCCCGTGATCCCGCCCAGCGTCGAGGCCCTCGGTGTGGTGGTGCACCGCACCCAGGTCCCGGTGTGGATGCCCTGGCCGCTGCCGGTCGGCTGGCTGTTCACCGGTGTGGCGTGTGCCGGTGACGACCGCAGCGGGGGCCGCGCGACGGCCGTCGCCTGCTCCGGACCCGCGCCGCTCGGCGGCATAGGGGAGATGATCCTGGTCGCCGAGGAGCTGGGGGTCGGCCTCGGGGCGCGGTACGCGGGGATCGACGGGCCGGATCCCGGGCCGTCGATGGACGTGGAGAAGCCGCCCCAGGCGAAGGTGCTGGCGGCGGGCCGGCCGACACCGCTGTGGCACGTCTCCGGCGCGCCGGACGACCGCGCCGTGTTCGCGGGCGAGGCGCGCGGGCTGTGGCTGTGGGCCGTGGTGTGGCCCGAGCAGACGGGTCTGCTGATGTACGACGAGCTGGTGCTGACCGATCTGCGGGACGCGGGGGCCGAGGTGGACCTGGTGCCGTGCGGGGCGTTGTCGCCGCGGTTGCTGGAGCCGTAG
- a CDS encoding alpha/beta fold hydrolase encodes MSRPRTFVPPAGARAYALATDRGEFAVVDAPVAAGAEPRGVALLLPGFTGSKEDFNRLHEALGRRGYRTVAVDGRGQFESDGPAHDESAYAQEELARDVLAQAAAVGAGRPVHLLGHSLGGQIARAAVLLDRTPFRSLTLMASGPAQISSSQQQRVKLLRDALAVMSMAEVWEAMQALEAPEELGEPDGPEEGPEDGEDLRRRWLGNKPAQLLATGRQLCTEPDRVAELAALPLPFHVLSGARDDTWPVSLLDDMALRLRARRTVIAGAEHSPNTDRPAATAEAIADFWDGTTGPADRDRGWYGG; translated from the coding sequence ATGAGCAGGCCTCGCACCTTCGTCCCGCCCGCCGGTGCCCGTGCGTATGCGCTCGCCACCGACCGGGGCGAGTTCGCCGTCGTCGACGCGCCCGTGGCCGCCGGGGCCGAGCCCAGGGGGGTCGCGCTGTTGCTGCCCGGGTTCACCGGCAGCAAGGAGGACTTCAACCGGCTGCACGAGGCACTGGGCCGGCGCGGGTACCGGACGGTCGCCGTGGACGGGCGCGGCCAGTTCGAGTCGGACGGACCGGCGCACGACGAATCGGCGTATGCCCAGGAGGAGCTGGCGCGGGACGTGCTCGCGCAGGCGGCGGCGGTCGGCGCGGGCCGGCCGGTGCATCTGCTGGGGCACTCCCTCGGCGGCCAGATCGCCCGCGCCGCCGTGCTCCTCGACCGCACGCCGTTCCGTTCGCTGACCCTGATGGCCTCGGGTCCGGCGCAGATCTCCTCCTCCCAGCAGCAGCGGGTGAAGCTGCTGCGGGACGCGCTCGCCGTGATGTCGATGGCCGAGGTGTGGGAGGCCATGCAGGCTCTGGAGGCACCGGAGGAGCTGGGGGAGCCGGACGGGCCGGAGGAGGGCCCGGAGGACGGCGAGGATCTGCGACGCCGCTGGCTGGGCAACAAGCCGGCCCAGCTCCTCGCGACCGGCCGCCAGTTGTGCACCGAGCCGGACCGCGTCGCGGAACTGGCCGCCCTGCCGCTGCCCTTCCATGTCCTGTCGGGCGCCCGGGACGACACCTGGCCGGTATCGCTGCTGGACGACATGGCACTGCGGCTGCGGGCGCGCCGTACGGTGATCGCGGGGGCGGAGCACTCGCCCAACACCGATCGCCCCGCCGCCACCGCCGAGGCGATCGCCGACTTCTGGGACGGAACCACCGGCCCCGCAGACCGGGACCGCGGCTGGTACGGCGGCTAG
- a CDS encoding suppressor of fused domain protein, with product MVEVLPLVEARLTTALGEPDARAAVTFLGTDRIEVLRFHEDLQGENVVRYATLGMSAHPMTDPTAMVADPVQGPRAELVLSVRAGLAETDKVLRALAVLAASPQVEGLVVAPGASLDVGGPLWPGAPFTSVLVGEPGGLVEDLELDEPLDPVRFLPLLPMTPNEAAWKRVHGAGALQERWLANGADLRDPHRKSVRLD from the coding sequence ATGGTTGAAGTTCTTCCTCTGGTCGAGGCCCGGTTGACCACCGCACTGGGCGAACCGGACGCGCGCGCGGCGGTCACCTTCCTCGGTACGGACCGCATCGAGGTGCTCCGTTTCCACGAGGACCTCCAGGGCGAGAACGTCGTCCGCTACGCCACGCTCGGCATGTCCGCGCACCCCATGACCGACCCCACCGCAATGGTCGCGGACCCCGTTCAGGGGCCGCGCGCCGAGCTGGTCCTGTCGGTCCGCGCCGGGCTCGCCGAGACCGACAAGGTGCTCCGCGCGCTCGCCGTGCTCGCCGCCTCCCCGCAGGTGGAGGGCCTGGTCGTGGCCCCGGGCGCGTCGCTGGACGTGGGCGGCCCGCTGTGGCCGGGCGCGCCCTTCACCTCCGTGCTGGTCGGCGAGCCGGGCGGGCTCGTCGAGGATCTGGAGCTGGACGAGCCCCTCGACCCCGTACGGTTCCTGCCGCTGCTGCCGATGACGCCGAACGAGGCCGCCTGGAAGCGCGTACACGGCGCCGGCGCCCTCCAGGAACGCTGGCTCGCGAACGGGGCCGACCTCAGGGACCCGCACCGGAAATCCGTCCGGCTGGACTGA
- a CDS encoding DEAD/DEAH box helicase has protein sequence MTLPVALSGSDVIGQAKTGTGKTLGFGLPLLERVTVPADVEAGRAAPEALTNAPQALVVVPTRELCTQVTNDLLTAGKVRNVRVLAIYGGRAYEPQVEALKKGVDVVVGTPGRLLDLAGQKKLDLKHIKSLVLDEADEMLDLGFLPDVEKIIDMLPARRQTMLFSATMPGAVIGLARRYMSQPTHIRATAPDDEGATVANIAQFVYRAHSMDKPEMIARILQADGRGLAMIFCRTKRTAADIAEQLQRRGFASGAVHGDLGQGAREQALRAFRNGKVDVLVCTDVAARGIDVEGVTHVINYQSPEDEKTYLHRVGRTGRAGASGTAITFVDWDDIPRWQLINKALDLKFPDPVETYSTSPHFFEDLKIPAGTKGVLPRSERTRAGLDAEEVEDLGETGGRGGRGRGDRNGRVEARTEERERPARTPRRRRRTRGGSTPDQVSGTTSTAPAAEAASPASAGDALAASEPAAARTPRRRRRTRNGASQEPVAAAAPATVTPEAVVETVGTAGSVVEPDAAEKPRRRRTRRSAEAAPVAEATTPVVTEAPVAEEAPAAPARRRTRKTAEAPEAAAVAAVVEAIEAVAEPTPRRTRKTAVATPEAAVDTAEAVEAKPRRRVRKAAEPVAEVAQAPADAVEAPVAPARRRTRKAAEPAEPVAAAPQPATADAEAEAAPQPRRTRKAAEAAVDTAEATEAKPRRTRKTAAAAPEAAEEAEAAPKPRRTRKTAAAAEAAVDTAEGAEAKPRRTRKTATAASAETAEAVAEVKPRRARKTAAAAPETVEAEAAPKARRTRKAAEAAVDTAEATEAKPRRTRKTAAAASAEIPAQATEEPEAKPRRRTTRKAAESAETAGSAEAADAEAKPRTRRPRKTAAAAPEA, from the coding sequence ATGACGCTCCCGGTCGCCCTGTCCGGCTCCGACGTCATCGGCCAGGCCAAGACCGGCACCGGCAAGACCCTCGGTTTCGGTCTGCCGCTCCTGGAGCGCGTCACCGTCCCCGCCGACGTGGAGGCCGGCCGCGCCGCCCCCGAGGCCCTCACCAACGCGCCGCAGGCGCTCGTCGTCGTCCCCACGCGCGAGCTCTGCACCCAGGTCACCAACGACCTCCTGACGGCCGGCAAGGTCCGCAACGTACGCGTTCTCGCCATCTACGGCGGCCGTGCCTACGAGCCGCAGGTCGAGGCCCTCAAGAAGGGCGTCGACGTGGTCGTCGGCACCCCTGGCCGGCTCCTGGACCTCGCGGGCCAGAAGAAGCTCGACCTCAAGCACATCAAGTCGCTCGTCCTCGACGAGGCCGACGAGATGCTCGACCTGGGCTTCCTGCCGGACGTCGAGAAGATCATCGACATGCTTCCGGCCAGGCGGCAGACCATGCTGTTCTCGGCGACCATGCCGGGCGCGGTCATCGGCCTCGCACGCCGGTACATGAGCCAGCCCACCCACATCCGCGCCACCGCGCCGGACGACGAGGGCGCGACCGTCGCGAACATCGCGCAGTTCGTCTACCGCGCGCACTCCATGGACAAGCCGGAAATGATCGCGCGCATACTGCAGGCCGACGGCCGCGGGCTCGCGATGATCTTCTGCCGCACCAAGCGCACCGCCGCCGACATCGCCGAGCAGCTGCAGCGCCGCGGCTTCGCCTCCGGGGCCGTCCACGGCGACCTCGGCCAGGGCGCCCGCGAGCAGGCGCTGCGCGCGTTCCGCAACGGCAAGGTGGACGTCCTGGTCTGCACCGACGTCGCCGCGCGCGGTATCGACGTCGAGGGCGTCACGCACGTCATCAACTACCAGTCCCCCGAGGACGAGAAGACGTACCTGCACCGGGTCGGCCGCACCGGCCGTGCCGGCGCGTCGGGTACGGCGATCACGTTCGTCGACTGGGACGACATCCCGCGCTGGCAGCTCATCAACAAGGCGCTGGACCTGAAGTTCCCCGACCCGGTGGAGACGTACTCCACCTCGCCGCACTTCTTCGAGGACCTGAAGATCCCCGCGGGCACCAAGGGTGTCCTGCCGCGCTCGGAGCGCACCCGCGCCGGGCTCGACGCGGAGGAGGTGGAGGACCTGGGCGAGACCGGAGGCCGCGGAGGCCGCGGTCGCGGTGACCGAAACGGCCGGGTCGAGGCGCGTACCGAGGAGCGCGAGCGCCCGGCCCGCACCCCGCGCCGCCGCCGTCGCACCCGCGGCGGTTCGACCCCGGACCAGGTGTCCGGCACGACGTCCACGGCGCCGGCCGCCGAGGCCGCGTCGCCCGCCTCCGCCGGCGACGCCCTCGCGGCGTCCGAGCCGGCTGCCGCGCGGACCCCGCGCCGCCGTCGCCGTACCCGCAACGGGGCGTCGCAGGAGCCGGTGGCGGCCGCCGCCCCGGCGACCGTGACGCCGGAGGCCGTCGTCGAGACGGTCGGGACGGCCGGGTCCGTCGTGGAGCCGGACGCGGCGGAGAAGCCGCGCCGCCGTCGCACCCGCAGGTCCGCGGAGGCCGCTCCGGTGGCCGAGGCGACGACGCCTGTGGTGACCGAGGCACCGGTGGCCGAAGAGGCACCGGCCGCCCCCGCGCGCCGTCGCACCCGCAAGACGGCCGAGGCTCCCGAGGCGGCAGCCGTCGCGGCGGTCGTCGAGGCGATCGAGGCCGTGGCGGAGCCGACGCCGCGCCGCACGCGGAAGACCGCGGTTGCCACCCCGGAGGCCGCGGTGGACACCGCCGAGGCCGTCGAGGCCAAGCCGCGCCGTCGTGTCCGCAAGGCCGCCGAGCCCGTGGCGGAGGTCGCGCAGGCTCCCGCGGACGCCGTCGAGGCTCCCGTGGCCCCGGCCCGCCGCCGCACCCGCAAGGCCGCGGAGCCGGCCGAGCCGGTGGCGGCCGCGCCGCAGCCGGCGACCGCCGATGCGGAGGCCGAGGCCGCGCCCCAGCCGCGCCGGACGCGGAAGGCGGCCGAGGCCGCCGTCGACACCGCCGAAGCCACCGAGGCCAAGCCCCGCCGCACCCGCAAGACGGCAGCCGCCGCCCCGGAGGCCGCCGAGGAGGCGGAGGCGGCGCCCAAGCCCCGCCGCACCCGCAAGACGGCAGCCGCCGCCGAGGCCGCGGTGGACACCGCCGAGGGCGCGGAGGCCAAGCCCCGCCGCACCCGCAAGACGGCGACCGCCGCCTCCGCGGAGACGGCCGAGGCGGTCGCCGAGGTGAAGCCCCGTCGGGCCCGGAAGACGGCGGCCGCCGCCCCGGAGACCGTCGAGGCGGAGGCGGCGCCCAAGGCGCGCCGCACCCGGAAGGCGGCCGAGGCCGCCGTCGACACCGCCGAAGCCACCGAGGCCAAGCCCCGCCGCACCCGCAAGACGGCAGCCGCCGCCTCTGCGGAGATCCCGGCGCAGGCCACCGAGGAGCCGGAGGCCAAGCCGAGGCGCCGCACCACCCGCAAGGCGGCCGAGTCCGCCGAGACCGCCGGATCCGCCGAGGCGGCCGACGCGGAGGCGAAGCCGAGGACCCGCCGGCCCCGGAAGACGGCCGCCGCGGCCCCGGAGGCCTGA
- a CDS encoding magnesium and cobalt transport protein CorA produces the protein MSMIRDLRAVVRPSRPSLRKSPRPENGAYDTTRDPGTPSAVVDCAVYRDGARVETGKPLTPHEAMRLVRRDGGFVWIGLHEPTEAEFAGIAGEFGLHPLAVEDAVQAHQRPKLERYDDSLFTVFKTIHYVEHDQLTANSEVVETGEVMCFTGRDFFITVRHGGQGSLRALRHRLQDDPELLVKGPSAVLHAIADHVVDGYVAVADAVQDDIDEVETEVFTPGRKGGVSRGVDSARIYQLKREVLEFKRAVSPLLRPMQLLSERPMRLVDPDIQKYFRDVADHLARVHEQVVGFDELLNSILQANLAQASVAQNEDMRKITSWAAIIAVPTMVCGVYGMNFKYMPELHWRYGYPVIMAITGVICLGIHRTLKRNGWL, from the coding sequence ATGTCGATGATCCGCGACCTCCGAGCCGTGGTCCGACCTTCCCGCCCCTCGCTGCGCAAGAGCCCGCGACCGGAGAACGGCGCGTACGACACCACCCGCGACCCCGGTACGCCCTCGGCCGTCGTCGACTGCGCCGTCTACCGCGACGGCGCCCGCGTGGAGACCGGCAAGCCGCTGACCCCGCACGAGGCGATGCGCCTGGTGCGGCGCGACGGCGGGTTCGTCTGGATCGGCCTGCACGAGCCGACCGAGGCCGAATTCGCCGGTATCGCCGGCGAGTTCGGACTCCACCCGCTGGCGGTGGAGGACGCCGTCCAGGCCCACCAGCGCCCGAAGCTGGAGCGGTACGACGACTCCCTCTTCACCGTCTTCAAGACCATCCACTACGTCGAGCACGACCAGCTCACCGCCAACAGCGAGGTCGTGGAGACCGGCGAGGTCATGTGCTTCACCGGCCGGGACTTCTTCATCACCGTCCGGCACGGCGGGCAGGGCTCGCTGCGGGCGCTGCGGCACCGCCTCCAGGACGACCCCGAGCTGCTCGTCAAGGGCCCCTCGGCCGTGCTGCACGCCATCGCCGACCACGTCGTGGACGGTTACGTCGCGGTCGCCGACGCGGTGCAGGACGACATCGACGAGGTGGAGACGGAGGTCTTCACGCCGGGCCGCAAGGGCGGCGTCTCCCGTGGTGTCGACTCGGCGCGGATCTACCAACTCAAGCGCGAGGTGCTGGAGTTCAAGCGCGCCGTCTCGCCCTTGCTGCGCCCCATGCAGCTGCTGAGCGAGCGGCCGATGCGGCTCGTCGACCCCGACATCCAGAAGTACTTCCGGGACGTCGCCGACCACCTCGCCCGCGTCCACGAGCAGGTCGTCGGCTTCGACGAGCTCCTGAACTCGATCCTCCAGGCCAACCTCGCGCAGGCGTCCGTCGCGCAGAACGAGGACATGCGCAAGATCACGTCCTGGGCCGCGATCATCGCCGTACCGACGATGGTGTGCGGTGTGTACGGCATGAACTTCAAGTACATGCCGGAGCTGCACTGGCGCTACGGCTATCCGGTGATCATGGCCATCACCGGGGTGATCTGCCTCGGCATCCACCGCACGCTGAAGCGCAACGGCTGGCTCTAG